The Pseudomonas sp. TH06 genome contains the following window.
AAATGGCTCACCGGTTTGCTGGTATTGCGACAGCGCCTGACTGACGGTCATGCCGATGTCGAAGCATTCGCCGGTGGAGCTCAGATAACCCCATTTCCACCAGTTGAGGTAGCGCCCCATCTGGTCGGCGGCATCGAAGCCGTTCTTGTTCAGCAGGCTTTCCGCCAGACACAACGCCATTGACGTGTCGTCCGTCCATTGCCCGGGCTTCAAGTGGAATGGACCACCTCCGACCATGTCGGTCAACGGCTGGAATGAACCGCGCGACTTGAATTCGACCGTGGTGCCGACCGCGTCGCCGCAAGCGAGGCCGAGCAGGGCGCCGCGATAACGTTCGGGGAGTGATAGCTGCATGATTCGTCCTTGTGCGGTTCGATTTCGCGGGAAAAGGTAACAGTTTCATCGGCCGGTCTGCGCTCGAGTTCGCGCAATTTCTCAAGGAAAGATGCCGCCGGATGTTTCCTCGTGGATGACCCGTTGCACCGCTTTGATACAACTTCAGGTTGGACATGTGGTCATACAGGCCTAGTGTTCAGAACAGGAGGTGACGTATGAAACCAGTACCCAATAGTTTCGAACGCAAAATCACGCTCAAGGCACCGCGCTCACATGTCTGGCGTGCATTGGTCGATGCCGAGGCATTTGGTCAGTGGTTTGGTGTGGCGCTGGAGGGCAGGCGTTTTATTGCCGGTGAATGGACGCAAGGGCAGGTCACGTATCCGGGTTATGAACATGTGTTGTGGAATGTGCTGATCGAGCGGGTCGAGCCGCAGCAGCTGTTCTCGTTCCGGTGGCATCCGTATGCGGTCAACCCGAAGATCGACTATTCCCAGGAGCCGACCACGCTGGTCAGGTTCGAACTGCAAGACTTTGAGAGTGGCACGCTGCTCAAGGTGTCTGAATCAGGCTTCGCGCACATTCCCGATATCCGCCAGAAAGAGGCGTATTACATGGACAGCCGTGGCTGGGAAGAGCAGTTGAGCCGGCTCGAACAGTTTCTTGTAGAGAGCGCCAAGGCTCGCGAGCGTGACGGTGGCTGACAGCCCACTGTTCGAACCCTGGCTCAAGCGTTGGTCACTGGTGCCGGACGGCGCAGCGATCATCACGCCCGGCAGCCGGCTGTTGCCGGTGCGCCTGGGTGACACCCCGGCGATGCTGAAACTGGCTGACGACGCCGAAGAAAAGTACGGCAACCTGCTGATGACCTGGTGGGACGGCGAGGGCGCCGCTCGCGTACTGGCGCACCATGAGGATGGCTTGCTGATGGAGCGGGCCATGGGTCGGCGTTCGCTGATGCACATGGCGCTCAATGGCCAGGATGATGAAGCCAGCCGCATTTTGTGCACCGCGCTGGCACGGCTGCATGCCCCGCGAACCACGCCGCCCCCGCCGCTGGTGGAGTTGGGGCCGTGGTTTGCTTCACTGCGAATCGCTGCCGCAGAACATGGTGGGCCTTATGTCTTGAGCCTGCATACCGCCGAAGCCTTGCTCGCCGATCCGCAGGACGTCGTGGTGTTGCACGGTGACATGCACCACGACAATGTCCTCGATTTCGGCTCGCGCGGCTGGCTGGCGATTGATCCGAAGCGAGTGAAGGGCGAGCGCGGTTTTGACTACGCCAACCTGATCTGCAATCCGGACCTGCCGACTGTCGGCGACCCCGAGCGATTTCACCGGCAGGTCGAGGTGATCGTTGCGGCCGCGGGCCTGGATCGTCGTCGCCTTCTGCAATGGGTGCTGGCGTTTGCCGGATTGTCCGCCGCATGGTTTCTGGAGGATGACCTGCAGGAACAGGCCTCAGGGCAGTTGAAAGTCGCGAAAATCGCGGCGTCCATGCTCAACGCCTGACACGGCTAAGGGTTTTCGGAAGGGCGTCTATGGCGAATGTCTTACACGCGATGGTAGCTTTGTCGACTATTGCCGATTGGATCCAGCACGTAATCTACACCCATCAACTGAAGCACAGGGAGTGTTTCAGGATCACGGATGATCGACCATTGCAAGGATCGCTGCCGACAGGGAGTCGATAATGGTCTTGGGAAAAACCCGCTTCGGCGGGTTTTTTTTCGTCCCCGGAAAACCACGGAAGAACTTGTGGCGAGGGGATTTATCCCCGTTGGCCTGCGCAGCAGGCCCGTTCTTTGAGGGAAAAACAGGGTCGCTGCGCAGCCCATCGGGGATAAATCCCCTTACCACAGGGGATCCAGGCGTTATGAGGCGATCAGCTGCCGCAACACATAATGCAGAATCCCGCCTGACTTGAAGTATTCCACTTCATTGAGGGTGTCGATGCGGCATAGCACTTCGATTTTCTCCTGACGCCCGTCCTCACGGGTGATCACCAGGGGCAGGTTCATCCGCGGCGTCAGTTCGACACCAGTCAGACCCTGAATCTCGAAGGTTTCCTTTCCGGTCAGGTTCAGGCTCTTACGGTTCTGATCGAGCTTGAACTGCAGCGGCAACACGCCCATGCCCACCAGATTGGAACGGTGAATGCGCTCGAAGCTCTCGGCGATCACCGCTTTGACGCCCAGCAGGTTGGTGCCTTTGGCCGCCCAGTCACGACTGGAGCCGGTGCCATATTCCTGCCCGGCAATCACCACCAGCGGTGTGCCCGAGGCCTGATAACGCATGGCCGCGTCGTAGATCGGCAGTTTCTCGCCGCTCGGAATGTAGATCGTGTTGCCACCTTCTTCACCGCCGAGCATTTCGTTACGGATACGAATGTTGGCGAAGGTGCCGCGCATCATCACTTCATGGTTGCCACGACGCGAGCCGTAGGAGTTGAAGTCGCGCGGCTCCACGCCTTTGTCGCGCAGGTAACGTCCGGCCGGGCTGTCGGCCTTGATATTGCCGGCAGGGGAGATGTGGTCGGTGGTCACCGAGTCGCCGAGCAGGGCCAGCACACGTGCACCCTTCACGTCCTTGATCTCTGGCAGCGGGCCGCCGATGTCATCGAAGAATGGCGGATGCTGGATGTACGTCGAATCGTCCTGCCACACGTACGTCGCTGCTTGCGGCACTTCAATGGCCTGCCACTGTTCATCACCGGCAAACACTTCGGCGTATTCCTTGTGGAACATCGCCGTGCTGACCTGATTCACCGCCTCGGCGATTTCCTGGCTGCTTGGCCAGATGTCGCGCAGGTACACCGGGTTGCCCTGTTGATCGTTACCCAGCGGTTCGCTGCTGATATCGGTACGAACAGTCCCGGCCAGCGCATAAGCCACCACCAGTGGTGGCGAGGCCAGCCAGTTGGTTTTCACCAGTGGATGCACCCGACCTTCGAAGTTACGGTTGCCGGACAGCACCGAGGCGACGGCGAGGTCGGCTTTCTGGATGGCCTTTTCAATGGGCTCCGGCAATGGCCCGGAGTTGCCGATACACGTCGTGCAGCCATAACCGACCAACGAAAACCCGAGCTGGTCGAGGTATTGCGTCAGCCCGGCCGCCTTGTAGTAATCGGTGACCACTTTTGAGCCCGGCGCCAGTGAACTCTTCACCCACGGTTTGCGCGTCAGGCCTTTCTCCACGGCTTTTTTCGCCAGGAGGCCGGCAGCCATCATCACGCTCGGGTTGGACGTGTTGGTGCAAGAGGTGATCGCGGCGATGACCACTGCGCCGTTTTTCAGGCGATAGGTATGGCCCTCGTATTCGTAATCGGTCTCGCCGATCAGATCGGCATTGCCCACCGCCACGCCGCCGCCTCCTTCACTTTCAAGGCGACCTTCTTCTTTGCTGGTGGGTTTGAATTGCAAATCGAGGAAGTCGCTGAAGGCTTGCGCAACATTGGGCAGTGAGACCCGATCCTGCGGGCGTTTCGGCCCGGCCAGGCTGGCCTCGACGCTGCCCATGTCCAGCGCCAGGCTGTCGCTGAACACCGGTTCCTGACCCGGCAGACGCCACAGTCCCTGTGCTTTGGTATAGGCCTCGACCAGTTTCACCACTTGCGCCGGCCGCCCGGACAGGCGCAGGTAGTCCAGCGTTACCTCATCGACCGGAAAGAAGCCGCACGTCGCGCCGTATTCCGGGGCCATGTTGGCGATGGTTGCACGGTCAGCCAGCGGCAGTTCGGCGAGGCCGTCGCCATAGAACTCGACGAATTTACCGACCACGCCTTTTTTACGCAGCATCTGCGTGACGGTCAGCACCAGGTCGGTGGCGGTGATGCCTTCCTTGAGCTTGCCGGTGAGTTTGAAGCCAATCACTTCCGGAATCAGCATTGACACCGGCTGGCCGAGCATCGCCGCTTCCGCTTCGATGCCGCCGACACCCCAACCGAGTACGCCGAGACCGTTGATCATGGTTGTGTGCGAGTCGGTGCCGACCAGCGTGTCGGGGAAGGCGTAGGTACGGCCGTCTTCATCCTTGGTCCAGACTGTGCGGCCGAGGTATTCGAGATTGACCTGGTGGCAGATCCCGGTGCCCGGCGGCACCACGCTGAAGTTGTCGAAAGCACTTTGGCCCCAGCGCAGAAAGGCGTAACGCTCGCCGTTACGCTGCATTTCGATGTCGACGTTCTGTTCGAAGGCGCTGGCGGTGGCGAATTTGTCGACCATCACCGAGTGGTCGATCACCAGATCGACAGGCGACAACGGATTGATTCGCTGTGGATCGCCGCCGGCCTTGGCCATGGCGGCGCGCATGGCGGCGAGGTCGACCACGGCCGGTACGCCGGTAAAGTCCTGCATCAGCACGCGGGCAGGGCGATATTGAATCTCGCGGT
Protein-coding sequences here:
- a CDS encoding SRPBCC family protein, whose amino-acid sequence is MKPVPNSFERKITLKAPRSHVWRALVDAEAFGQWFGVALEGRRFIAGEWTQGQVTYPGYEHVLWNVLIERVEPQQLFSFRWHPYAVNPKIDYSQEPTTLVRFELQDFESGTLLKVSESGFAHIPDIRQKEAYYMDSRGWEEQLSRLEQFLVESAKARERDGG
- a CDS encoding aminoglycoside phosphotransferase family protein → MFEPWLKRWSLVPDGAAIITPGSRLLPVRLGDTPAMLKLADDAEEKYGNLLMTWWDGEGAARVLAHHEDGLLMERAMGRRSLMHMALNGQDDEASRILCTALARLHAPRTTPPPPLVELGPWFASLRIAAAEHGGPYVLSLHTAEALLADPQDVVVLHGDMHHDNVLDFGSRGWLAIDPKRVKGERGFDYANLICNPDLPTVGDPERFHRQVEVIVAAAGLDRRRLLQWVLAFAGLSAAWFLEDDLQEQASGQLKVAKIAASMLNA
- the acnA gene encoding aconitate hydratase AcnA, producing the protein MPSLDSLKTLKTLQIDDKTYHYFSLPDAAKSLGNIDKLPMSLKVLLENLLRWEDEKTVTGADLRAIAAWLKERRSDREIQYRPARVLMQDFTGVPAVVDLAAMRAAMAKAGGDPQRINPLSPVDLVIDHSVMVDKFATASAFEQNVDIEMQRNGERYAFLRWGQSAFDNFSVVPPGTGICHQVNLEYLGRTVWTKDEDGRTYAFPDTLVGTDSHTTMINGLGVLGWGVGGIEAEAAMLGQPVSMLIPEVIGFKLTGKLKEGITATDLVLTVTQMLRKKGVVGKFVEFYGDGLAELPLADRATIANMAPEYGATCGFFPVDEVTLDYLRLSGRPAQVVKLVEAYTKAQGLWRLPGQEPVFSDSLALDMGSVEASLAGPKRPQDRVSLPNVAQAFSDFLDLQFKPTSKEEGRLESEGGGGVAVGNADLIGETDYEYEGHTYRLKNGAVVIAAITSCTNTSNPSVMMAAGLLAKKAVEKGLTRKPWVKSSLAPGSKVVTDYYKAAGLTQYLDQLGFSLVGYGCTTCIGNSGPLPEPIEKAIQKADLAVASVLSGNRNFEGRVHPLVKTNWLASPPLVVAYALAGTVRTDISSEPLGNDQQGNPVYLRDIWPSSQEIAEAVNQVSTAMFHKEYAEVFAGDEQWQAIEVPQAATYVWQDDSTYIQHPPFFDDIGGPLPEIKDVKGARVLALLGDSVTTDHISPAGNIKADSPAGRYLRDKGVEPRDFNSYGSRRGNHEVMMRGTFANIRIRNEMLGGEEGGNTIYIPSGEKLPIYDAAMRYQASGTPLVVIAGQEYGTGSSRDWAAKGTNLLGVKAVIAESFERIHRSNLVGMGVLPLQFKLDQNRKSLNLTGKETFEIQGLTGVELTPRMNLPLVITREDGRQEKIEVLCRIDTLNEVEYFKSGGILHYVLRQLIAS